Genomic DNA from Eleutherodactylus coqui strain aEleCoq1 chromosome 8, aEleCoq1.hap1, whole genome shotgun sequence:
ttttgggcctGTATACCCTCTTTAATTTATCACGCCATCACTGAGCTTAAAGGATGCATTACTATATGCAAAAAACCAATGCTAAAAATAAGTCAGCAATAGCTGATCGTCTGAGGTTTCCTGCTCAGGCGCCAAAACACAGTGTACAGAGCGGAAGCAGATCGCTCCACCTCCGGTTAAGTGGCTAGCACtggtaattaaaatcaatgggagcttcatctgcaattaccagcgctgCCTACTACACGGGTCTGTGAAGATACGTCATCAGTAGAAATGACTGGGAAAACCCAGTTAAGTTCAGGACTCTGATtcagccattccaaaacacaaatcttctcaCAACTGTATTGTATCTGATAGCTCTTTATAGAAATCTTCCTACCTTGATCTATGATAGACAGTGTTTGCTGCCCCCTGGTGTTTGTATACTCGTGTTCCCAGCTGACGTGTACTGCAGACTCTGGATATCGGAGGGAATCTTTAGAAATTCTGACTTGACTGCACACTGAGAATGATGTTTGATCAGGATTTTCTTTGTAGAGCTCCTGGGATGATAAGATTTCTGTTGACTTCTCTCCTCCACACTTCCATTCAATGTGGAGATATCCGGGATATAATGCTTCTAAGGTGACAGAGCACATCACCTCGCCCGCGTCACTCAGGCGTAGCGTCATGGGTCTGTCTGAAAACCACAAAATATCTTCATTTTCTTTACAAACTATCATTTCACCTACCAAATACCCAATGATTTTGCATCAATGATAACTCCATCGGTACTTCTGTACTTCCCTGCAGCTGAGGGATATTTTGTTTTATGGGATGctctggggttttgttttttattcataTCTTTTCAGGAAAGTTTGGCAACAATAACCATGTGCAGTTATCCACTATACTTGTATTATATCTAATAGTGCTATCAGCAGGCACAGGTGACACAGTTCGTTTCTACTTACAGTTAGTTAGGAGAGGTAGTGCTACTCGTTTTACAGAATGCCAAGACAGCATCAGGACTCATATAGGCCAGGCAGGGCTCCTTTGGAGAAAGGTATACAAATAATAGATGTAAATGCCCCAGAGCACTACTTATTGAAAAGTAACTTTCCTATAAGTCAATGATCGATCCTTTTAACAAGCCCTGTTGCATGACTAAAGTTATAAACCAGAGTCTTAACCATAAGTTCAAGTCACCTATCTACAGATTGCTGTTTAGGGGTTCTGATGAACCCTGTTgtgcactgataaggggcaagaaCTCCAAAACAGCTGACTGCAGATGGGTGGCTTTTCCATATGGAGAAGACTCTGGATTTGCTTATATCCTTAGTCCTGTAACAAGGCCTGTTGAAAGGTCGGTCATTGACTTATAagaaagctaccttccaataggtggtgctatggAGGCATTCTAACATCTCCCATGTGTATACCTTCTCACAGTTGATATTGGTAGAATGGCAGCTGATCTCCATGAAAGTCAAGCAGAGAATAAACAGATCAGATCCACAGACATCAGGAAATATCATGAGATCACTATTACATTACTGATGTCTCTGGTCAATACGTTTGGCATTTGGGAAATCAGTGCTGAGATGGAGCGGAGAAAGGAGGAAATCTTGTGCTTTCTCATTCTTACCTTCAGGAGCTAAACACCTTGATTTCACCACTTGGTTTAGCCTTACAAATCGGTTTACTGTACACAAATAGAGGAAAAGGTTAATGGCAGTAAAAAGGTGAATCGAATGACTTTATAATTAGTGAAAGTGCCAATACTGTACTCTCAGAGCTTCCTTCGGATAGTTTAAATATTTAAGGCATTATGTTACCCATTAACAAGTCTTTCTGGAGCTCATCCGCTACTTTCTTCTCATTGATCTTGTCTAGAACTTGCAGGGTCACCTCAACCCCATAGACATCCTTGTAGTATTCCCTGATCAGATCAGCAACATCCCCCCAGTCCTTGTCTTCCAGTTTGCCCCTTGGGATCCTCCTATAGTTCTGATTTACTTCAAT
This window encodes:
- the LOC136578036 gene encoding uncharacterized protein translates to MGLTVRDVLVYALENLEKMGFKKFRNQLSEIEVNQNYRRIPRGKLEDKDWGDVADLIREYYKDVYGVEVTLQVLDKINEKKVADELQKDLLMVNRFVRLNQVVKSRCLAPEDRPMTLRLSDAGEVMCSVTLEALYPGYLHIEWKCGGEKSTEILSSQELYKENPDQTSFSVCSQVRISKDSLRYPESAVHVSWEHEYTNTRGQQTLSIIDQANASFIIRDIEGPPKLNHGEEATLYCTVDHCLKDLRVTRDIST